In Wenyingzhuangia fucanilytica, the following are encoded in one genomic region:
- a CDS encoding T9SS type A sorting domain-containing protein yields MKKTTLLIFLFIAGLLSAQTTSIPDPNFEQALINLGLDSGTVDGTVPTANINNLTSLNVSDMGISNLTGIGDFVALTNLDCSLNSLSTLNLSANTAIEILNLSENDLNTLDLSANTAITDLDLSNNNFSTLNLSANTAITTLNAEENNINTLDLSTNTAIEFLNLSDNELSTLDLSANTAIKALDLSYNDFSTLNLSTNTAIEELSIHNNLLSALNLSTNTAIIGLSLSENSLTSLDLSANTAIIDLNVNNNQLTSLNISGNTALTTLLAEENLLTSLDLSTNTAITDLYVNNNQLTALDLSTNTAITTLNAQQNQLTSLNISGNSVLTDLSVYDNQLTTLDLSTNTAIINLSVYENQLTALNLSANTAITTLNVDDNQLTSLDLSTNTAITELYATHNLLTSLNISGNTTLTTLHLHHNQLTALDLSTNTAITELHVSTNQLTALDLSANTAITDLDVEKNQLTALDLSANTAITSLIAEENLLTSLNLSANTALTELNLEDNQFSTLDLSTNTAIEYLYLSENQLTALDLSTNTAIINLSVYENQLTALNLSANTALKSLDVNTNQLTTLDLSTNTAITDLDVNNNQLDALDLSNNTAIEYLYLSDNQLDAFDLSANTALIELYINDNELTTLDLRNGANQSLTAMNATNNPDLTCIFVDSKTYADTNFTNVDATANFMETDQECSLNYTQIPDANFEQALINLGHDSGPIDGKVYTANINVLTSLDVSNTSISDLTGIEDFVALTSLNCSNNSLTTLDLNTNTVLTSLTANNNQLTTLDIKNGNNQNFTTMNATNNPNLTCIFVDDHTYAKANFTDVDGAASFLETKAECGLYTTILDANFEQALIDLGHDSGSVDGAVPTANINTLTSLDVSVSNISDLTGIEAFVALTNLDCSENSITTLDLSANTAITELYLYNNSLTTLDLSTNTAIEVLDLSINQIFSLDLSTNTALTELDLSENQLDILDLSANTALEELRLHDNQFTALNLSSNTALTELDLEDNQLTTLDLSANTAIIELYIQDNQLTSLNISGNTALTDLNVNNNKLTSLDLSTNTALTDLYVDQNQLTALDLSANTAITTLNAQENLLTSLNISGNTVITKLYIENNQFSTLDLSTNTALTHCYVNNNLLTSLNLSANTALVDLKLHENQLTTLNLSANSAIKELLINNNQLTSLDISNTDIVVLDVSNNQLTTLDLRNGLNDLMNDFVFDATNNPDLTCIFVDSKTYAEATYTNVDATANFVETEAECNTLSIDDDVLLESDVEIYPIPAKDVIYVKTSLPTTKLEIYSASGKRVYETTNFTTINVSKLNSGVYFIRLYMENGSFVNKRIVIE; encoded by the coding sequence ATGAAAAAAACTACTCTACTAATTTTTTTATTTATTGCTGGGCTGCTTTCAGCGCAGACAACTAGCATCCCCGATCCTAATTTTGAGCAAGCTCTTATTAATTTAGGGCTCGATTCAGGAACTGTTGATGGTACCGTGCCAACAGCTAATATCAATAACTTAACAAGTTTAAATGTTTCTGACATGGGTATTAGTAATCTTACAGGTATAGGAGATTTTGTTGCCCTAACAAATTTGGACTGTTCTCTAAATAGTTTAAGCACATTGAATTTAAGTGCCAATACAGCAATTGAAATTTTAAATCTTTCTGAAAATGATTTAAACACATTAGACCTAAGTGCCAATACAGCAATTACAGATTTAGATCTTTCTAACAATAACTTCTCTACATTAAATCTAAGTGCTAATACAGCGATTACTACATTAAATGCTGAGGAGAATAATATAAACACATTAGATTTAAGCACCAATACAGCAATTGAATTTTTAAATCTTTCTGACAATGAATTATCTACATTAGATCTAAGTGCCAATACAGCGATTAAAGCATTAGATCTTTCTTACAATGACTTCTCTACATTAAATCTAAGTACCAATACAGCCATTGAAGAGTTATCGATTCATAATAATCTATTATCCGCATTAAATCTAAGTACTAATACAGCAATTATAGGATTAAGCCTTTCTGAAAATAGTTTAACCTCATTGGATTTAAGTGCCAATACAGCAATTATAGATTTAAATGTTAACAATAATCAATTAACATCATTGAATATAAGTGGCAATACAGCACTTACAACGTTACTTGCTGAGGAGAATCTATTAACATCATTGGATTTAAGTACCAATACAGCAATTACAGATTTATATGTTAACAATAATCAATTAACCGCATTGGATTTAAGTACCAATACAGCGATTACTACATTAAATGCTCAGCAGAATCAATTAACCTCATTGAACATAAGTGGAAATTCAGTACTTACAGATTTAAGTGTTTATGATAATCAATTAACCACATTAGATTTAAGTACCAATACAGCAATTATAAATTTAAGTGTTTATGAGAATCAATTAACCGCATTGAATTTAAGTGCCAATACAGCGATTACTACATTAAATGTTGATGATAATCAATTAACTTCATTGGATTTAAGTACCAATACAGCAATTACAGAATTATATGCTACACACAATCTATTAACATCATTGAATATAAGTGGCAATACAACACTTACAACGTTACATCTTCATCACAATCAATTAACCGCATTGGATTTAAGTACCAATACAGCAATTACAGAATTACATGTTAGCACTAATCAATTAACCGCATTGGATTTAAGTGCCAATACAGCAATTACAGATTTAGATGTTGAAAAGAATCAATTAACCGCATTGGATTTAAGTGCCAATACAGCGATTACTTCATTAATTGCTGAGGAAAATCTATTAACCTCATTGAATTTAAGTGCCAATACAGCACTTACAGAATTAAATCTTGAAGATAATCAATTCTCCACATTAGATTTAAGTACCAATACAGCGATTGAATATTTATACCTTTCTGAGAATCAATTAACCGCATTAGATTTAAGTACCAATACAGCAATTATAAATTTAAGTGTTTATGAGAATCAATTAACCGCATTGAATTTAAGTGCCAATACAGCACTTAAAAGTTTAGATGTTAACACTAATCAATTAACCACATTAGATTTAAGTACCAATACAGCGATTACAGATTTAGATGTTAACAATAATCAATTAGACGCATTAGATTTAAGTAACAATACAGCTATTGAATATTTATACCTTTCTGATAATCAATTAGACGCATTTGATTTAAGTGCCAATACAGCGCTTATTGAGTTATATATTAATGATAATGAATTAACCACATTAGATTTAAGAAATGGAGCCAATCAGAGTTTAACAGCTATGAATGCTACAAACAATCCTGATTTAACCTGTATCTTTGTGGATAGCAAAACCTATGCTGATACCAATTTTACAAATGTAGATGCTACAGCTAATTTTATGGAGACTGACCAAGAATGCTCCCTGAATTATACACAGATTCCTGATGCTAATTTTGAGCAAGCTCTTATTAATTTGGGACACGATTCAGGACCTATTGATGGTAAGGTGTATACAGCTAATATCAATGTCTTAACGAGTTTAGATGTTTCTAATACTAGCATTAGTGATCTTACAGGTATTGAGGATTTTGTGGCACTAACAAGTTTGAACTGTTCTAACAACAGTTTAACTACTTTGGATTTGAATACTAATACAGTACTTACAAGTTTAACTGCTAATAACAATCAATTAACCACATTGGATATAAAAAATGGTAATAATCAGAATTTTACAACGATGAATGCCACTAATAATCCTAACTTAACCTGTATCTTTGTGGACGACCATACCTATGCAAAGGCCAATTTTACCGATGTAGATGGTGCAGCTAGCTTTTTGGAAACTAAAGCTGAATGTGGTCTTTATACCACTATCCTAGATGCTAATTTTGAGCAAGCTCTTATTGATTTAGGACACGATTCTGGATCTGTTGATGGTGCAGTGCCAACAGCTAATATCAATACCTTAACTAGTTTAGATGTTTCTGTTAGTAATATTAGTGATCTTACAGGTATAGAAGCTTTTGTAGCATTAACAAATTTAGACTGTTCTGAAAACAGTATAACTACATTGGATTTAAGTGCCAATACAGCAATTACAGAATTATATCTATATAATAACAGTTTAACCACATTAGATTTAAGTACCAATACAGCGATTGAAGTTTTAGACCTTTCTATTAATCAAATCTTTTCATTAGATTTAAGTACCAATACAGCACTTACAGAATTAGACCTTTCTGAAAATCAATTAGACATATTAGATCTAAGTGCCAATACAGCGCTTGAAGAGTTAAGACTTCATGATAATCAATTTACCGCATTAAATCTAAGTAGCAATACAGCACTTACAGAATTAGATCTTGAAGATAATCAATTAACAACCTTAGATTTAAGTGCCAATACAGCCATTATAGAATTATATATTCAAGACAATCAATTAACATCATTAAATATAAGTGGTAATACTGCACTTACAGATTTAAATGTTAATAATAATAAACTTACCTCATTGGATTTAAGTACCAATACAGCACTTACAGATTTATATGTTGACCAGAATCAATTAACCGCATTGGATTTAAGTGCCAATACAGCGATTACTACATTAAATGCTCAGGAGAATCTATTAACCTCATTAAACATAAGTGGTAATACAGTAATTACAAAATTATATATTGAAAATAACCAATTCTCCACATTAGATTTAAGCACCAATACTGCACTTACACATTGTTATGTTAACAATAATCTATTAACCTCATTGAATTTAAGTGCCAATACAGCGCTTGTAGATTTAAAACTTCATGAAAATCAATTAACCACATTGAACTTAAGTGCCAATTCAGCCATTAAAGAGTTATTGATTAATAATAATCAATTAACTTCATTGGATATAAGTAATACGGATATTGTAGTATTAGACGTATCTAATAATCAATTAACCACATTAGATCTAAGAAATGGTTTAAATGATCTTATGAATGATTTTGTGTTTGATGCTACTAACAATCCTGACTTAACTTGTATCTTTGTGGATAGCAAAACCTATGCAGAAGCCACTTATACAAATGTAGATGCTACGGCTAATTTTGTAGAGACTGAAGCTGAATGTAATACTTTATCTATTGATGACGATGTATTATTAGAGAGTGATGTAGAAATTTATCCTATACCAGCAAAAGATGTTATTTATGTAAAAACAAGTTTGCCTACTACTAAACTTGAGATCTACTCAGCTTCAGGAAAAAGAGTTTATGAAACTACAAACTTCACTACTATTAATGTAAGCAAGCTTAATTCTGGTGTATATTTCATTAGACTGTATATGGAAAATGGAAGTTTTGTTAATAAAAGAATTGTAATAGAATAA
- a CDS encoding T9SS type A sorting domain-containing protein has product MNATNNPNLTCIFVDDHTYAKANFTDVDGAASFLETKAECGLYTAIPDANFEQALIDLGHDSGSVDGGVPTANINTLTSLNVSVSNISDLTGIEAFVALTNLDCSINSLTTLDLSTNTAITELDLSENQITTLDLSNNTAITELYLHENSLTTLDLSANTALEKLFVSDNQISALNLSNNTAITELGLSNNLFMTLDLSANTAITNLYVDTNQLTALDLSTNTAIAILDANDNQITTLDLSTNTAITELNLNNNKLTELDISANTAITKLSVNNNFLSTLDLWTSTYLTELDVSNNKLTSLDLRNGVNQNFTTMVATNNPDLSCIFVDSKTYAESNFTNVDATASFMETLQECTQLYTQIPDSNFEDVLKDLGYDSGTRDGLVLTANISGVTSLNVYRENINSLEGIEAFTSLTELNCIENHLTALDLSSNTALTSLYCADNNLDALDVSSNTALEVLSCGGNNLDALNVSNNTALTTLSCNNNSINALDVSSNTALTTLSCDNNSLTALDLSSNTALTELYCSDNSLSTLDLRNGANSSLTAMNATNNSSLTCIFVDSKTYAEANFTNIDATANFVETEAECNTLSIDDDVLLESDIEIYPIPAKDVIYVKTSLPTTKLEIYSASGKRVYESTNFTTINVSKLNSGVYFIRLYMENGSFVNKRIVIE; this is encoded by the coding sequence ATGAATGCCACTAATAACCCTAACTTAACCTGTATCTTTGTGGACGACCATACCTATGCAAAGGCCAATTTTACCGATGTAGATGGTGCAGCTAGCTTTTTGGAAACTAAAGCTGAATGTGGTCTTTATACCGCTATCCCCGATGCTAATTTTGAGCAAGCTCTTATTGATTTAGGACACGATTCTGGATCTGTTGATGGTGGAGTGCCAACAGCTAATATCAATACCTTAACTAGTTTAAATGTTTCTGTTAGTAATATTAGTGATCTTACGGGTATAGAAGCTTTTGTAGCATTAACAAATTTAGACTGTTCTATAAACAGTTTAACCACATTGGATTTAAGTACCAATACAGCAATTACAGAATTAGACCTTTCTGAAAATCAAATAACCACATTAGATTTAAGTAACAATACAGCGATTACAGAATTATATCTACATGAAAACAGTTTAACCACATTGGATTTAAGTGCAAATACAGCGCTTGAAAAGTTATTTGTTAGTGATAATCAAATAAGTGCATTGAATCTAAGTAACAATACAGCTATTACAGAGTTAGGTCTGTCTAATAATCTATTCATGACATTAGATCTAAGTGCCAATACAGCGATTACAAATTTATATGTTGACACTAATCAATTAACCGCATTGGATCTAAGTACCAATACAGCGATTGCAATATTAGATGCTAATGATAATCAAATAACCACATTGGATTTAAGTACCAATACAGCCATTACAGAATTAAATCTTAATAATAATAAATTAACCGAGTTAGATATAAGTGCCAATACAGCCATTACAAAATTAAGTGTTAATAATAATTTCTTAAGCACATTGGATCTGTGGACCAGTACATATCTTACAGAATTAGATGTTAGTAATAATAAATTAACATCCTTGGATCTAAGAAATGGTGTTAATCAGAATTTTACAACGATGGTTGCTACAAACAATCCTGATTTGAGCTGTATCTTTGTGGATAGCAAAACCTATGCAGAATCTAACTTTACAAATGTAGATGCTACGGCTAGTTTTATGGAAACTTTACAAGAATGCACTCAATTATATACACAAATTCCTGATTCCAACTTCGAGGATGTATTAAAGGATTTAGGTTATGATTCTGGAACACGAGATGGTCTAGTTCTAACAGCTAACATTAGTGGTGTAACGTCTTTAAATGTTTATAGAGAGAATATTAATTCTCTTGAGGGTATAGAGGCTTTTACTTCTCTTACCGAGTTAAACTGTATTGAGAACCATTTGACAGCCTTGGATCTGAGTAGTAATACAGCATTGACCTCTCTGTACTGTGCTGATAACAATTTAGATGCCTTAGACGTGAGTAGTAATACGGCACTAGAAGTATTGAGTTGTGGTGGCAACAATTTAGACGCCTTAAATGTGAGTAATAATACGGCACTAACAACTTTGAGTTGTAATAACAATAGTATAAATGCTTTAGATGTGAGTAGTAATACAGCACTAACAACTTTGAGCTGTGATAATAACAGTTTAACTGCCTTAGACCTGAGTAGTAACACGGCACTGACTGAGTTATACTGTTCTGATAATAGTTTGAGTACTTTAGATCTAAGAAATGGTGCCAATTCGAGTTTAACAGCTATGAATGCCACAAACAACTCTAGCTTAACCTGTATCTTTGTGGATAGCAAAACATATGCAGAAGCCAATTTTACAAATATAGATGCTACAGCTAATTTTGTAGAGACTGAAGCTGAATGTAATACTTTATCTATTGATGACGATGTATTATTAGAGAGTGATATAGAAATTTATCCTATACCAGCAAAAGATGTTATTTATGTAAAAACAAGTTTGCCTACTACTAAACTTGAGATCTACTCAGCTTCAGGAAAAAGAGTTTATGAAAGTACAAACTTCACTACTATTAATGTAAGTAAGCTTAATTCTGGTGTATATTTCATTAGACTGTATATGGAAAATGGAAGTTTTGTTAATAAAAGAATTGTAATAGAATAA
- a CDS encoding enoyl-ACP reductase FabI yields the protein MYNLLKGKRGIIFGALDSNSIAWKVAESAHAEGATFVLTNAPIAMRMGEINELAEKTGSEIIPADVTKLEDIENLIEKSVEILGGKIDFVLHSIGMSVNVRKKIHYTDNNYDFTHKGFDISALSFHKVMQVLYKKDAMAEWGSIVALTYMAAQRVFPDYNDMADNKAYLESIARSFGYFFGRDHKVRVNTISQSPTATTAGNGVKGFSGFINYAEKMSPLGNATAQECADYTITLFSDLTKKVTLQNLFHDGGFSNMGVSNEIMAAFEDQE from the coding sequence ATGTACAATTTATTAAAAGGTAAAAGAGGAATCATCTTTGGAGCTTTAGACTCTAATTCAATTGCTTGGAAAGTGGCAGAATCTGCACATGCAGAAGGAGCAACTTTTGTTTTAACAAATGCCCCTATAGCAATGCGTATGGGAGAAATTAACGAATTAGCTGAAAAGACAGGTTCTGAAATAATTCCTGCGGATGTTACTAAATTAGAAGACATCGAAAACTTAATTGAGAAGTCAGTTGAGATTTTAGGAGGTAAAATTGATTTTGTTTTACACTCTATTGGAATGTCTGTAAACGTTCGTAAAAAAATTCATTATACAGACAACAATTACGATTTTACTCATAAAGGTTTTGATATTTCTGCATTGTCTTTTCACAAAGTAATGCAAGTTTTATACAAAAAAGATGCAATGGCAGAGTGGGGATCAATTGTAGCTTTAACTTATATGGCAGCTCAAAGAGTATTTCCTGATTATAATGATATGGCAGACAATAAAGCTTATTTAGAGTCTATTGCTCGTTCATTTGGATATTTCTTTGGTAGAGATCACAAAGTACGTGTAAACACTATTTCTCAGTCTCCAACAGCAACTACTGCTGGTAACGGAGTAAAAGGATTCTCTGGATTTATCAACTACGCTGAAAAAATGTCTCCATTAGGAAACGCAACAGCTCAAGAATGTGCAGATTATACTATTACTTTGTTCTCTGATTTAACCAAAAAAGTTACATTACAGAACTTATTCCACGATGGAGGTTTCTCTAACATGGGAGTTTCTAATGAAATTATGGCTGCTTTTGAAGATCAAGAATAG
- a CDS encoding DUF4421 family protein — MFCQTTKDSTYIVDLNKKITLKLSTSNKTESFSVKSPQQKFELAPNTEFITKLGFNYRFVSFSIKLPTEFIHHYNHDRKGKSKLFSFDLDIFIKRWHHYLSYNKTKGYYITNTKDFISDWDPKTDQYLQFPNLHYTAITGISSYVMNPNFSLKFVTNQNEKQLKSTGSFIPSISYQYYIIDDKETLTTNNSTQQSKTLEIVPEIGYHHTHILKENFYISGGAIGGAGYKNLQLTTRSLDNSIQSTSHNIIMQAKAEIAMGYDNEYFFSGLKLAKTWNQELRKKSSTTYFHNELFFRFFIGYRFKAPKKIDTFVTQKILSKIPF, encoded by the coding sequence ATGTTTTGTCAAACAACTAAAGACTCTACATATATAGTGGACTTAAATAAAAAAATTACGCTTAAACTAAGTACTAGCAATAAAACCGAAAGCTTTTCGGTAAAAAGTCCACAACAAAAATTTGAACTTGCTCCAAATACAGAATTCATTACCAAACTAGGTTTTAATTATCGCTTTGTATCCTTTTCTATAAAATTACCCACAGAGTTTATACATCATTATAATCATGATCGTAAAGGAAAATCAAAACTATTTTCTTTTGATTTAGATATTTTTATAAAGCGTTGGCATCATTATTTATCATATAATAAAACTAAAGGATATTATATCACCAACACCAAAGATTTTATTTCTGATTGGGATCCTAAAACGGATCAATACCTTCAATTCCCTAATTTGCACTACACCGCAATTACAGGAATTAGTTCATATGTTATGAATCCAAACTTTTCTTTAAAATTTGTAACCAATCAAAATGAAAAACAGCTAAAAAGCACAGGTAGTTTTATCCCTTCTATTTCTTATCAATATTATATTATTGATGACAAAGAAACATTAACGACCAACAACTCAACTCAACAGTCTAAAACTCTTGAAATTGTTCCCGAAATTGGTTATCATCACACCCATATTCTTAAAGAGAATTTTTATATTTCTGGTGGAGCCATTGGAGGTGCTGGCTACAAAAATTTACAATTAACTACTCGTTCTTTAGATAACTCTATTCAAAGTACAAGTCATAATATCATTATGCAGGCTAAGGCCGAAATTGCAATGGGATATGATAATGAATACTTTTTTTCTGGATTAAAATTAGCCAAAACATGGAATCAGGAACTAAGAAAAAAATCTAGCACAACCTACTTTCATAACGAATTATTCTTTCGTTTTTTTATAGGATATAGATTTAAAGCTCCAAAAAAAATTGATACTTTCGTGACGCAAAAAATTTTATCTAAAATCCCTTTCTGA
- the recN gene encoding DNA repair protein RecN: MLVSLSVQNYALIKRLQIDFTKGYSVITGETGAGKSILLGALGLVLGNRADLTNLKDKDKKCVIEAEFQIGSYKIEQVFEDLELDYEPLTIIRRELLPNGKSRAFVNDTPVNLKALQELKEYLLDIHSQQNTRSLSDKNYQFYVVDALAGNLDILKTYQSEHKKYKKAVKELAVLKTNQEEAQQQYEYNLHLFKELQNAKLKEVDEIETLEADIEKLSHAEDIKTYLFESLQVSTEEQIGAQTLLNQLQVALSKIAPFDEDYTLMHERAKSLKIELDDLVFELEKHAENVEANPDELENLNDRLSLLFDLQKKHFVTSLEELIKVRENLAEKVGQVEDAADLLVAAENKVKEQKALTLKIAQEISNNRKKVVANLKSELETVLAKLSMENAQFLVDIQPVKDFTEFGIDDVSFLLSSNKGSDFGLLKKVASGGELSRIMLGIKMILSKFVSLPTILFDEIDTGVSGDVATKIADVMNTMGQNMQVITITHLPQVASKAQTHYKVFKKVEGEETVSYLTALDTNERIEEIAEMLGGKEKSKSAIEHATQLLSI; the protein is encoded by the coding sequence ATGTTAGTTTCATTATCTGTTCAAAACTATGCTTTGATCAAGAGATTACAAATAGATTTTACTAAAGGTTATTCTGTAATTACAGGAGAAACTGGTGCAGGTAAATCTATCCTTTTAGGAGCCTTAGGATTGGTTCTTGGAAATAGGGCTGATTTGACAAACCTAAAGGATAAGGATAAAAAATGTGTGATTGAAGCTGAGTTTCAAATTGGTTCTTATAAAATAGAGCAAGTTTTTGAAGATTTAGAATTGGATTATGAACCTTTAACTATAATTAGAAGAGAGTTATTGCCTAATGGTAAATCTAGAGCATTTGTAAACGATACACCAGTTAATTTAAAAGCTTTACAAGAACTTAAAGAGTATTTGTTAGATATACACTCACAACAAAATACTAGGTCGTTATCTGATAAAAATTATCAGTTTTATGTAGTTGATGCTTTGGCAGGTAATTTAGATATTTTAAAAACTTATCAATCCGAACATAAAAAGTATAAAAAAGCAGTAAAAGAATTAGCGGTATTAAAAACAAATCAAGAAGAGGCACAGCAGCAATATGAGTACAATTTGCATTTGTTTAAAGAGTTACAAAATGCAAAACTAAAAGAGGTTGATGAAATTGAAACTTTAGAGGCTGATATAGAAAAACTATCTCATGCAGAGGATATTAAAACTTATTTGTTTGAAAGTTTACAGGTGTCTACCGAAGAACAAATTGGAGCCCAAACTTTACTAAATCAATTACAAGTAGCTTTGTCTAAAATTGCTCCTTTTGATGAGGATTATACCTTAATGCACGAAAGGGCTAAGAGTTTAAAAATTGAATTAGATGATTTGGTTTTTGAATTAGAAAAACATGCCGAAAATGTTGAAGCAAATCCTGATGAGTTAGAAAACTTAAATGACAGATTAAGTTTGTTGTTTGATTTGCAAAAAAAACATTTTGTTACTTCTTTAGAAGAGTTAATTAAGGTTAGAGAAAATTTAGCAGAAAAAGTAGGACAAGTAGAAGATGCTGCAGATTTATTAGTTGCTGCAGAAAATAAGGTAAAAGAGCAAAAGGCATTAACATTAAAAATAGCTCAAGAAATTTCTAACAATAGAAAAAAGGTAGTTGCTAATTTAAAATCAGAATTAGAAACTGTTTTAGCTAAGTTAAGCATGGAAAATGCTCAGTTCTTAGTAGATATTCAGCCAGTAAAAGATTTTACAGAATTTGGAATAGATGATGTTTCTTTCTTGTTATCTTCTAACAAAGGATCTGATTTTGGTTTGTTAAAAAAGGTAGCTTCTGGTGGAGAACTTTCTAGAATTATGTTGGGAATCAAAATGATTTTATCAAAATTTGTGAGTTTACCTACCATATTGTTTGATGAAATTGATACAGGAGTTTCTGGTGATGTGGCTACAAAAATTGCTGATGTAATGAATACTATGGGGCAAAATATGCAAGTAATTACTATTACGCATTTACCACAAGTGGCCTCAAAAGCACAAACACATTATAAAGTATTTAAAAAGGTAGAAGGAGAAGAAACTGTGAGTTATTTAACAGCATTGGATACTAATGAAAGAATAGAGGAGATTGCAGAAATGTTAGGTGGAAAGGAAAAATCTAAATCAGCAATAGAACATGCTACACAATTGTTAAGTATTTAA
- a CDS encoding DUF4835 family protein encodes MYKQLFVCFFLFVFTNVKAQELNCNVTVNADQIQVSNNQIFKTLENSLTEFMNQTQWTSVAFKDHEKIKCAVTILLTEQKSTNTFTGTLQVQASRPVFNSAYYSPLLNYKDNSFSFQYTEFQPINYNPNGFESNLVSVMSYYAYLILGMYVDTFSLEGGSPYLNNALTIANQSQQSGYLGWENSKGNITRFTLIDQMLATVNEPYRKLVYQYHFDIMDVFERNQKSAASRMIQLLLPLEKMYDENPNSFMIRIFMDAKSDEIVNIFKNNSAVDTSELISVLKRVSSTNSKKWRQIDSL; translated from the coding sequence ATGTATAAACAATTATTTGTCTGTTTTTTTCTATTCGTTTTTACAAATGTAAAAGCCCAAGAATTAAATTGCAATGTAACCGTTAATGCAGATCAAATTCAGGTTTCTAATAATCAGATATTTAAAACTTTAGAAAATTCATTAACGGAGTTTATGAATCAAACGCAATGGACAAGTGTTGCGTTTAAAGATCACGAAAAAATTAAATGTGCTGTAACTATTTTGTTAACAGAACAAAAGTCTACAAATACTTTTACAGGAACCCTTCAGGTACAAGCTTCTAGACCTGTTTTTAATTCAGCCTATTACAGTCCTCTTTTAAATTATAAGGACAATAGTTTTTCTTTTCAGTATACAGAATTTCAACCTATAAACTATAATCCAAACGGATTTGAATCTAATTTGGTTTCTGTAATGTCTTATTATGCATATCTTATTTTAGGGATGTATGTAGATACTTTTAGTTTAGAAGGAGGAAGCCCTTATTTAAACAATGCCTTAACTATTGCAAATCAGTCACAACAATCTGGTTATTTGGGTTGGGAAAATAGCAAAGGAAATATTACTCGTTTTACTTTAATAGACCAAATGTTGGCTACGGTTAACGAACCTTATAGAAAGTTGGTGTATCAATATCATTTTGATATTATGGATGTTTTTGAGCGCAATCAAAAATCAGCAGCATCAAGAATGATTCAGTTATTACTACCTTTAGAAAAAATGTATGATGAAAATCCTAATAGTTTTATGATTAGAATTTTTATGGATGCTAAATCTGATGAAATTGTAAATATCTTTAAAAACAATTCGGCTGTAGATACTTCAGAACTGATATCAGTATTAAAAAGAGTTTCCTCTACCAACTCTAAAAAGTGGAGACAAATAGATTCTTTATAA